CCGGGCGACATGCTCACGGCCGGGAGATTCGGTGAGATCTTGGGCGGCGCGGATTTCCTGACAGGACGGTGTCAGGAGCCCCCTGCTACGGTGTTCGGGAGGGTGATCGCACCCACCAGGAGGACACCGATGCTTCGCGGCCTGACCACCGTGGCCTACCTCGCGGACGACCTGGACGAGGCGAAGGCGTGGTATAGCGCACTGTTCGGCGTCGAGCCATACTTCCAGCGTCCTGAGTACATCGAGTGGCGGCTCGGGGACTACCAGCACGAGTTCGGCATCCTGAACCGCAAGTACTCACGCGCCGAGCCGGGCGCCCAGCCGCGCAAAGACCCGGCCGGCGCGACGGTCTACTGGGCCGTGGACGACCTCAACGCCGCCCTCGAACGGCTGACGGCCCACGGCGCAACGCTGTTGGACCCACCCCAGCAGTTCGGGGAGGGCTTCGTCGGGGCGTCCGTCATCGACCCGTTCGGCAACATCCTGGGGGTCATGTTCAACCAGCACTACGTCGATGTGCTGGCGCAACGATCCAGCAGCACGGAAGGCGTCGAGCAAGCGTGACGCGGTTGTCATGCCGGACACGCGCTCCGGCATAGACACCGCGAAATGCGGCGCGGCATCCTGCGTGCAAGACGATCGCACAGACCCGAGCAGGCAGGATCAGCCGTG
Above is a genomic segment from Chloroflexota bacterium containing:
- a CDS encoding VOC family protein; its protein translation is MLRGLTTVAYLADDLDEAKAWYSALFGVEPYFQRPEYIEWRLGDYQHEFGILNRKYSRAEPGAQPRKDPAGATVYWAVDDLNAALERLTAHGATLLDPPQQFGEGFVGASVIDPFGNILGVMFNQHYVDVLAQRSSSTEGVEQA